One region of Eupeodes corollae chromosome 1, idEupCoro1.1, whole genome shotgun sequence genomic DNA includes:
- the LOC129953908 gene encoding cysteine-rich motor neuron 1 protein-like isoform X1, whose protein sequence is MANIMSSRIKFIVAAFLLLNCSIAIKSDHIEDDCREVQCPLPELECPSDSELKSSASDNLDEDDEYNDANPFDMLAADGKIEELYPSSLFPTTTDSPSSSSLHLLQKRSLQHRRREAIKIVPGDYRSFEPEFFKYHNHHQPHRKWKRDLVINGQSNSEDEIKKCCPEFQCVCRTCQNPPKCHKDHVAIVVEQGHGLPGSCCPKYECVPEMECSIASQPKSPYWRDECLECDCFAGHELCQQVCEVNEDQSALNCFSGYLNRPKMNGDTWLEDDDCKECKCVNGDNQCQESYCKPVDCENPIKIAGKCCKVCPTTSSTTSTTSSPPETEIPDDVEDYESTTMPVQEVPVTTTTTEIPVETSTTTSAPIITSTTTIDVDKHFTTTSTPPSTTTDIETQPQDIRNLLEEIDIIVVLIVASAILVIFTIGIGFVVTQKQKKKKLVYSTIPSSESSQSSSITLA, encoded by the coding sequence ATCATATTGAAGATGATTGCAGAGAAGTTCAATGCCCCTTGCCTGAGCTTGAATGCCCCAGTGACAGTGAATTGAAATCTTCAGCTTCTGATAATTTAGACGAAGATGATGAATACAATGATGCAAATCCATTTGATATGCTTGCAGCTGATGGTAAGATCGAAGAACTATATCCAAGTTCATTATTTCCAACCACCACCGACTCCCCATCGTCATCTTCATTACATCTTCTTCAAAAACGAAGTCTTCAACATCGTCGCCGAGAGGCGATAAAGATCGTTCCAGGGGATTATCGAAGCTTCGAGCCGGAATTCTTCAAATACCACAACCACCATCAACCTCACAGAAAATGGAAACGGGATCTGGTAATTAATGGCCAGTCTAATTCCGAAgatgaaatcaaaaaatgttgcccAGAATTCCAGTGTGTTTGTCGAACCTGTCAAAATCCACCCAAATGCCATAAGGATCATGTTGCAATAGTTGTTGAGCAAGGTCATGGTTTGCCAGGAAGTTGCTGTCCAAAGTATGAGTGTGTTCCAGAAATGGAGTGCAGTATTGCAAGTCAGCCAAAGTCGCCTTATTGGAGAGATGAATGCCTAGAGTGTGATTGTTTTGCTGGACATGAACTCTGTCAGCAAGTTTGTGAGGTAAATGAAGACCAAAGTGCTTTGAACTGCTTCTCGGGATATTTGAATAGGCCCAAGATGAACGGTGACACTTGGCTTGAAGATGACGACTGCAAGGAATGCAAGTGTGTAAATGGAGATAATCAGTGTCAGGAGAGCTATTGCAAGCCAGTAGATTgtgaaaatccaattaaaattgcTGGAAAATGTTGCAAAGTCTGCCCAACAACATCTTCAACTACATCGACAACTTCCTCACCTCCCGAAACAGAAATTCCAGATGATGTCGAGGACTACGAGTCCACAACCATGCCAGTGCAAGAAGTTCCagtgacaacaacaacaacagaaatcCCAGTTGAAACTTCAACAACAACATCGGCACCAATTATAACTTCAACAACAACCATAGATGTTGATAAACATTTCACAACAACATCAACTCCACCATCAACTACAACTGATATCGAAACCCAACCTCAAGACATCAGGAATTTGTTGGAAGAAATTGACATAATAGTTGTACTCATTGTTGCATCAGCTATTTTAGTGATATTCACAATTGGAATTGGATTTGTTGtgacacaaaaacaaaagaaaaagaaacttgtCTATTCAACAATTCCAAGTTCTGAGTCTAGTCAATCGTCTAGTATTACATTGGCTTAA
- the LOC129953908 gene encoding cysteine-rich motor neuron 1 protein-like isoform X2 — MLAADGKIEELYPSSLFPTTTDSPSSSSLHLLQKRSLQHRRREAIKIVPGDYRSFEPEFFKYHNHHQPHRKWKRDLVINGQSNSEDEIKKCCPEFQCVCRTCQNPPKCHKDHVAIVVEQGHGLPGSCCPKYECVPEMECSIASQPKSPYWRDECLECDCFAGHELCQQVCEVNEDQSALNCFSGYLNRPKMNGDTWLEDDDCKECKCVNGDNQCQESYCKPVDCENPIKIAGKCCKVCPTTSSTTSTTSSPPETEIPDDVEDYESTTMPVQEVPVTTTTTEIPVETSTTTSAPIITSTTTIDVDKHFTTTSTPPSTTTDIETQPQDIRNLLEEIDIIVVLIVASAILVIFTIGIGFVVTQKQKKKKLVYSTIPSSESSQSSSITLA; from the coding sequence ATGCTTGCAGCTGATGGTAAGATCGAAGAACTATATCCAAGTTCATTATTTCCAACCACCACCGACTCCCCATCGTCATCTTCATTACATCTTCTTCAAAAACGAAGTCTTCAACATCGTCGCCGAGAGGCGATAAAGATCGTTCCAGGGGATTATCGAAGCTTCGAGCCGGAATTCTTCAAATACCACAACCACCATCAACCTCACAGAAAATGGAAACGGGATCTGGTAATTAATGGCCAGTCTAATTCCGAAgatgaaatcaaaaaatgttgcccAGAATTCCAGTGTGTTTGTCGAACCTGTCAAAATCCACCCAAATGCCATAAGGATCATGTTGCAATAGTTGTTGAGCAAGGTCATGGTTTGCCAGGAAGTTGCTGTCCAAAGTATGAGTGTGTTCCAGAAATGGAGTGCAGTATTGCAAGTCAGCCAAAGTCGCCTTATTGGAGAGATGAATGCCTAGAGTGTGATTGTTTTGCTGGACATGAACTCTGTCAGCAAGTTTGTGAGGTAAATGAAGACCAAAGTGCTTTGAACTGCTTCTCGGGATATTTGAATAGGCCCAAGATGAACGGTGACACTTGGCTTGAAGATGACGACTGCAAGGAATGCAAGTGTGTAAATGGAGATAATCAGTGTCAGGAGAGCTATTGCAAGCCAGTAGATTgtgaaaatccaattaaaattgcTGGAAAATGTTGCAAAGTCTGCCCAACAACATCTTCAACTACATCGACAACTTCCTCACCTCCCGAAACAGAAATTCCAGATGATGTCGAGGACTACGAGTCCACAACCATGCCAGTGCAAGAAGTTCCagtgacaacaacaacaacagaaatcCCAGTTGAAACTTCAACAACAACATCGGCACCAATTATAACTTCAACAACAACCATAGATGTTGATAAACATTTCACAACAACATCAACTCCACCATCAACTACAACTGATATCGAAACCCAACCTCAAGACATCAGGAATTTGTTGGAAGAAATTGACATAATAGTTGTACTCATTGTTGCATCAGCTATTTTAGTGATATTCACAATTGGAATTGGATTTGTTGtgacacaaaaacaaaagaaaaagaaacttgtCTATTCAACAATTCCAAGTTCTGAGTCTAGTCAATCGTCTAGTATTACATTGGCTTAA